ACTCTGGTTCCACTaataatcaccaaaacaaaaatgaactgaacagAAAATATCCCGCAGCAAATAACAGATAAAACATCAGAGAATTCATCTAATATTCAAAGATAGTACTTACTGACATTGCTGTTGGTTTCCCGCGAAAACGACGTCACGAGAGGGAGTACGACGTCACTGAGGAACGGAGAAACCTGTAAATGaattaccatttaaaacaacagtcCCAAGAAAACATGTTAGGTATGTAAGATTCAAACGAAAAGACGAAGAATAAACACCTTGgtgtatatattttcttaataatttatCAGTTTTTCATTGTATATGTTCGTGACTCAAGGGAACATCCACTCAAACCAGTGTTTAAGTTCACttgattgttattttaaacatttcaaaggcACATTTCATGCAATTATAATGTAATATCAAATTTAAGTGTAGTCTCTCAtgtcttttattaataatttcttagTTAATTTGTGTGGAGTAACGTTACCTCAATCAGCTGTAGAGTTGCACATTTATGCTTTTTTGATGTAATTTCAAAGGGGGGGTGGGCGGGGTTTATTTGACAGCTGCGGAAGCGCGCATGCGCGACAGCGTGACCACGCGTTCAATAAGGAAGTAGAGCgattataaacataaacattaatccaaacagctgattccGTGTCATCAGATCCACAGAAGCCGTCGAGCGCTTCAGACCCATTCCAGAGCACTGCGTGCGTCACACATCCAGCAAAACCAGGAATCATGTCCCAGAGATCCAAGATGTTCCTCAGTGGCGTAGTCGAGGGTGAGTCACTAAAAACAGatgacataaacaaacaaaagagtgTAACATTACATACATATACGTAATCATAACACAACTGATTAATGTTAAGGTTAATGTGATTACaaattagttattttgttttatattttgataaaatattacaatagtaatgttttatttcatttattttgtatagtaatattatttttacatttagttgcagttgtagtagtaataataattttattttgcagtaaaatattatgatagcaattataatttttttatttagtcattttagtttttattttgttttttttttagtagtagtaattattattattattttttttttttttttattatttattcataatatggCAACAACtagccaaattgtgcagccctaaaaaCATGTGCAGCACATATGATTTTGTAATCATATTATAAATTGcttttaatgatattttactgATATCATCATTCTAATAATAATGCACAGAATGTACAATAAATGCAGGACGTATGAAgggaatatataataaatgtaagcCTGATTTCTGAagcatggctgtgtgaagtgaCCTTTGTGTGCGGCAGGGTTTTATGGGAGGCCGTGGACTATGAGCCAGAGGAAGGAGCTCTTCAGGAGGTGAACGAGCCGCTCTTATCACATGCCTTCAGCTCTTATCAGCTCGTTTATCTCAcctcttctgtgtgtgtgggggggggttatAGGGAGCAGAAATGGGGGTTGATTGAGTATCTTTTCTATCCAACGCCCCAAAAGATGATTGGATGTAACTGGATgtattgtgtgtttatgtaatgGGGGTTGGCAGGTGTATGCCAACTGAACTGACATTCATGCATTcagcagctgcttttatccaGAATCACCTACACTGCATTCAGTTTACATGTATTTCTgttaggggtgtgacaatacactcaTGTCACGATTTGATATTTAATACACAGTACTGAATAACGAAAACGATAAGTCCTTGATAAACTTTGGTTTAGCCCACCATGCAGGGAAAAACTTGCTAAATCTTcaaaaaataacttatatttttgttgtaacatttttgcattgaaatgtaaaaaaaaaaaaattacatattttgtttaatgatttaataattaataaaagcattttaaaataatataattggaTATAaagcaaaattaactttttgcccACAGCTCTCaatcaagtttgatttttttgtccCTTAGTATTAAAAAGTTTGTGCAACtaaaaaactagatttttaaacaGTTACATGCAAGACATGATAAAACGGTAAACATAAGTACTGTTGAATAGAAATATTCATGTTTCTGCTTagcaaaaaaatactaaattatgtTAAGACACTTATGCTTGCTCTCTGTCCCTGATTacaaagatttaaataataattatataataaattattaataataataatacattaatagtaatacatttattatttaataattaaataataaataattattttattctgagCTTTTGGGTtcatcaaatgtgaccctggagcacaaaaccagtcaatttttttaaattgagatttatgcatcatctgaaagctgaatagatAATATatcagtcaattttttttacaattgagatgtaaatatgatttaatacatttcttttcataaaatctggaatctgagggagcaaaaaatctaaatattgagaaaatcatctttaaagttgttcaaatgaagctcttagcaatgcatattactaatcaaaaattaagttttgatatatttacggtaggacatttacaaaatatcttcatggaacatgatctttgcttaatatcctaatgatttttggcacaaaagaaaaatctataattttgactcatacaatgtattgttgtctattgctacaaatataccccagagacttaagactgcttctgtgctgcagggacatgTATTTGAGTCGatcttcattgtttgtttgtgaataaaaGCTTGGACCaggaaaaaagaacaacaaacaacacaaacccTACTCTTGATCCTCTTTAGCGGAGCAGGACTGTATTTTCTGAAGATGAGGCGCTTGATTGTGTCTTCCAGAGCAGCTGATGACGCTGATCTCCGCCGCTAGGGAGCGTGACGTGGAGTTCATCTATGCCATCTCTCCAGGGCTGGACATCACCTTCTCGAACCCTAAAGAGGTGGCGGCGCTCAAGAGGAAGCTCAGCCAGGTGCGGCCCGCTAGAAAGCGATCATCAGCTATTCTACTGAATCCTTTATTATACGTGATTTCTTTCTGAACTCTGTGCAGGTGTGTGGGCTCGGCTGCCGGTCGTTCGCGCTGCTGTTTGACGACATCGAGACGGAAATGTGTCCGGCTGATAAAGAGGCGTTCAGCTCGTTTGCTGAAGCTCAGGTGTCTGTCACTAACGAGCTGTTTCTGCACCTGGACGAGCCACACACCTTCCTCTTCTGTCCCACCGGTAAACACAGCCGTCTCATCCAAAACAGTAGAACAACCACAAAGTTTCCTCCAGATTCAGTTTCTTCAATGcacaacaaaataaagaaagtaaaacaaCCACAAAGTTTCCTCCAGATTCAGTTTCTTCAATGCACAACAAAATAAAGAAGCAAAAGTAATAAGATTAGGCTGAGCGCTTGATTGTTTCCGTACTCCTAGTGTGCCGCAGTCTGCGTATCTGAAGACGGTCGGTGAGAAACTCAATGCTGGGATCGACATCCTCTGGACAGGTAACATCACGACTATTAATGCATTCGGCAGACGctttaatccaaagtgacttgcattgcattcagagTCTGTATTTGATCAGTGCATGCATTCCCTGCGAATCTAACCCATGCTAGTGCAATGAGAAATCTGaactaaatgcatgaatgcatcGTGGTGAAAGTGGCATGAAGGTACTTTTCTGACATGCATAATGTGCTTGTGTGCCGTCAGGACCGAAGGTGGTTTGTGTGCAAgtaagtgtgtgttgtgtatatgggGTGTGTGCTGTCCTGAGGAGACCGCCGGTCATCTGGGACAACATCCACGCTAACGACTACGACCCGCAGAGAATGTTCCTGGGACCCTTCAAGAACCGGCCCACCGAGCTCCTCCCCAAACTCAGAGGCGTCCTCACCAACCCCAACTGTGAATTTGAGCTTAATTTCGTGGCCGTTCACACGCTGGCCACGTGGTGCAGCTACGGACAGAAAGACGTCTCTATGGGTAAAGATCGCTTCTGTTCACACAGCATTCACTGATGTGCGTCTGTCTGTGACATGATGTCATCGCTCCACAGATGGAGACGATCAGGGCTCGGACTACAACCCCCATGAGGCTCTGCGGCTGgcgctctctgattggctggttgAGTTCGGCAGAGCTGATCAACCTGatggtaaataaatgaatatggcataaaaaaaattgatgacttgattttaaatgaacatgaacTGATATAATaagtcagatatatatatataaaaaaacttttgtttaaggtggttgccaaggcaacatttctcatcttCATatactgaaatactaaaataaatgaactaaaaattaaaaatatatagacttttttttttaacctactaaaaaatgtcaaaaacaacaaaattactaaaatgaaaacagaaaaaaaaaatatatgtgctaATAATggtggaagattttttttattaaaaaaaaaataatcacagccAGTAtggattgtctttttttttttgatttattgtatctaagaatatatatatagatcatatttcacccaaaatgaaaagatttttttttttcttagatgaagcctatttttaggaccCTTAGTCTTTCGGcttcatttttatgcaaattaagctttttatttttcttagatgattattttagtatttttttttttttttttttatttttattttgatactgtgatttgctgaattaaaaaaaaacattgtatgaatgtaatttacagtaatgagtgttattttagtatcattgatatagtttttgttagtgttttgaatgatattttattatttttctgttttcattcaaatttcaGTTAGttctattgtgtttttattattattaattattattttatttagttttaattattttagtacttatttttattttattttagttcatgttttttttttttttttaattgttttttttgttttttttattttattgataagaCCCTGTAGAATCAAAAGACACCTGTCAGATTTTTGTGTTATAGTTGAGATTATTTGTAATGTTAGGATATTTGTCAGATTTTTGTGCTCAGTTGCCATTAATAGTAATGTTAGAATCTTAAACCATGCTAATTATCCTCAAGCTTTCTCAGTAATGTGACCTGCACAGACATTTGGGTTACGCTCACATGGAACCAGGAAACCCTCTGTACACCGCTGTAGCCGCTGACTCTGACGACTTGACGATGCTGTCGAGCTTTTCTCTGCCGTACGAACACGGAGCCACGGCCGTCCTCATGCTGCAGGAGCTGCAGTGGCTGCGCAGAGAGGATTCAGAGCGGGTCAGAAACACTATGAGAGCAGACACCGCAGTAGCTTCATTCTGACCGCTCCTTCATTTGACATCCTGCATAACTAATGCATTTAACTCAACACTAAGTTGCTTAAAAACATCCAGAGCTTGCCATAAAAAACAGATCCTTCTGAATTGAGTCTGCATTAACTTGAAGTGCTACCTGATTGCAATACAATAAAACACTTAGAATAGCAAACGCTCTCCCCAGAAGGTCATTGTAACTGCGctgtatttccaaaaaaaaaataaaaaaaatgggtgGTAACAATAATagatat
This DNA window, taken from Cyprinus carpio isolate SPL01 chromosome B11, ASM1834038v1, whole genome shotgun sequence, encodes the following:
- the ogal gene encoding LOW QUALITY PROTEIN: protein O-GlcNAcase (The sequence of the model RefSeq protein was modified relative to this genomic sequence to represent the inferred CDS: substituted 1 base at 1 genomic stop codon), translated to MSQRSKMFLSGVVEGFYGRPWTMSQRKELFRREQKWGLIEYLFYPTPQKMIGLCLPEQLMTLISAARERDVEFIYAISPGLDITFSNPKEVAALKRKLSQVCGLGCRSFALLFDDIETEMCPADKEAFSSFAEAQVSVTNELFLHLDEPHTFLFCPTALDCFRTPSVPQSAYLKTVGEKLNAGIDILWTGPKVVCVQVSVCCVYGVCAVLRRPPVIWDNIHANDYDPQRMFLGPFKNRPTELLPKLRGVLTNPNCEFELNFVAVHTLATWCSYGQKDVSMDGDDQGSDYNPHEALRLALSDWLVEFGRADQPDGKXMNMTLHLGYAHMEPGNPLYTAVAADSDDLTMLSSFSLPYEHGATAVLMLQELQWLRREDSERGKEEWRRRAEKFDDMCAAVVQMFNRLSNVPNRIILYDLYNYICDIKSGVTMAKAYVKTLRGQSPHSALALTDDPEPWGFRGGLSGEFQRMLPSHGIRDLFRSPPATRVYTIRPCTPRDQPEVLKIFKEMQMETQQKVELVGDRLVEGHVTPSQSCSLILDDAAGVCGYAFALSDAKTAMTKAQYPETMLQDFPSVMAIQIHSRVPDHSTARRLIEQMAVSADLFWSKGVFSEFRSNDRRMFDFLKTLDVFQVLKVDGLPTNLVIMGTKL